In the genome of Telluria beijingensis, one region contains:
- a CDS encoding response regulator transcription factor → MLNEHAPAPLVLVVEDDDHIAQVLRFMLERQGYRVVHLADGRAASEHVAASDEVPDLILMDVMLPYLDGYEIVAQARRRAGWEAVPILMLTAHNTERDTVRALDAGADDFVGKPFQPNELLARVRRLLLPGG, encoded by the coding sequence ATGCTCAACGAACACGCTCCCGCACCCCTGGTGCTGGTGGTCGAGGATGACGACCACATCGCCCAGGTATTGCGCTTCATGCTCGAACGCCAGGGCTACCGCGTCGTGCACCTGGCCGACGGCCGCGCGGCGAGCGAGCATGTCGCCGCCAGCGACGAAGTACCCGACCTGATCCTGATGGACGTGATGCTGCCCTATCTCGACGGCTACGAGATCGTCGCCCAGGCGCGCCGGCGCGCCGGCTGGGAGGCGGTGCCGATCCTGATGCTGACCGCCCACAACACCGAGCGCGACACCGTGCGCGCGCTCGACGCAGGCGCCGACGACTTCGTCGGCAAGCCGTTCCAGCCGAACGAATTGCTGGCGCGCGTGCGGCGCCTGCTGCTGCCCGGCGGCTGA
- a CDS encoding DUF3820 family protein, whose product MNAEHLQLLLVREMPYGKYKGRKLADLPGHYLGWFAREGFPRGELGQLLALMYELDHNDLRGLLDPLRDPRRQPRNR is encoded by the coding sequence ATGAACGCTGAACACCTGCAACTTCTCCTGGTCCGCGAGATGCCTTATGGAAAATACAAGGGACGCAAGCTGGCCGACCTGCCCGGCCACTACCTGGGCTGGTTCGCGCGCGAAGGGTTCCCGCGCGGTGAGCTGGGCCAGTTGCTGGCCCTGATGTACGAACTCGACCACAATGATTTGCGCGGGCTCCTCGATCCGCTGCGCGATCCTCGCCGGCAACCGCGAAATAGGTGA
- a CDS encoding DUF1810 domain-containing protein, whose translation MDEFNLARFAEAQEPVYATVVAELRAGHKRSHWMWFVFPQIQGLGSSEMARRYAIASEDEAAAYLAHPVLGRRLRECAGIVAALDGPSAHDIFGHPDDLKFRSSMTLFADVAPDEAVFQACIDKYFDGEPDPETLARV comes from the coding sequence ATGGATGAATTCAATCTGGCGCGCTTCGCCGAGGCGCAGGAGCCGGTATACGCAACGGTAGTGGCCGAGTTGCGGGCCGGGCACAAGCGCAGTCACTGGATGTGGTTCGTGTTCCCGCAAATCCAGGGCCTGGGCAGCAGCGAGATGGCGCGCCGCTACGCCATCGCCTCGGAAGACGAAGCGGCGGCCTATCTCGCCCATCCGGTGCTGGGGCGGCGCCTGCGTGAATGCGCGGGCATCGTGGCCGCGCTCGACGGGCCGTCGGCGCACGACATCTTCGGCCATCCGGATGACCTCAAGTTCCGCTCGTCGATGACGCTGTTCGCCGACGTGGCGCCCGACGAGGCGGTATTCCAGGCCTGTATCGACAAATATTTCGACGGCGAGCCCGATCCGGAGACGCTGGCGCGGGTGTAA
- a CDS encoding DUF7684 family protein, with protein sequence MQAHKAHYLQLRPHDALPDLTHLAPFMAVVVIDDDSDEMWRWDVARWLVDSGCRFMLAWGKECASWNEAVEDAALEAADYDEVAPEHTVLTTAHEDDDLDEVFWFARHRASHPALRFTTAVILHVAVRGRPDELLAQFADA encoded by the coding sequence ATGCAAGCACACAAAGCCCATTACCTGCAGCTGCGTCCCCACGACGCCCTGCCCGACCTGACCCACCTGGCGCCGTTCATGGCGGTGGTCGTGATCGACGACGACAGCGACGAGATGTGGCGCTGGGACGTGGCGCGCTGGCTGGTCGATTCCGGCTGCCGCTTCATGCTGGCCTGGGGCAAGGAGTGCGCGAGCTGGAACGAGGCGGTCGAGGATGCCGCGCTCGAAGCGGCCGACTACGACGAGGTGGCGCCCGAGCACACCGTGCTGACGACGGCGCACGAGGATGACGACCTGGACGAGGTGTTCTGGTTCGCGCGCCACCGCGCCAGCCACCCGGCGCTGCGCTTTACGACCGCGGTGATCCTGCACGTGGCCGTGCGCGGCCGGCCGGACGAACTGCTGGCGCAGTTCGCCGATGCCTGA